The Gorilla gorilla gorilla isolate KB3781 chromosome 23, NHGRI_mGorGor1-v2.1_pri, whole genome shotgun sequence genomic interval GTGACTTGCTTGGCAGTGGGGTATCTGGGGTGGGAGCGGGGAGGGGGCCCTGGGCTTAGCTCTGCCCTCCTGGGGGCCTCCACCTCTTGCTGTTGCCATGTAAATGCCCTGGTCCTCAGGGGCTTGGCTTAGTCCTCCCAGCCCTCTGTCCCAGGAGGCCAATGAGCATCCCAGACCAAGCCATCATCAGCACAGGTGGGGCTTGTGGGCCAGTAACTCACTTCCTTCTCTATTTCTCAAGGCTTCTATCCCTTGTAGATACTACTTTCAAACTCAGGAAAGTCTctcttttattacattttttttagggatggggtcttgctgtgttgcccaggctggtcctgaactcctgagctcaagggatcctcccgacttggcctctcaaagtgctgggattacaggtgtgaaccactgcacctggcttcaggaattttcttattcttttgagacagggtctcactccattgcccaggctggaatgtagtggtgccatcttggctcactgcaaccttcacctcctgggctcaagccatcttcccacttcagcctcctgagtagctggaaccagaggtgcacgccaccacacctagctaattttgttttgttttgttttggtagagacagggttttgccatgttgccccggctggtttcagacttctggcctcagccccccaaagcgctgggattacatgcatgagccactacacccgaccAGGAAAATCTCTTAATTGCAAGTATTTCCCCCTAAAGTGTGGTTTGTCTGTGTGCTCCACCCTCTCTCTAGGTCATTCTCCTCACCCCATGCACCTCCTCTGCCCATCAGATCCATCCAGATTCACACAAGAAATGGAAGACGGTTCCTTGAGGCCTGGGCAGGCTGGTTTTGTGGCCTGCCCACACACTGGCTCAGGGACTTTGCCGTTCTCACTGGGTCAGGTGGGATGACAGAGCTCAGTGAGGGCACTTGATTAGCCCAGCCCTGAAGGAAGGACGGGCAGCTCACCCCATCTCAGTGCAGCCTGCGGCCCCCGCAAGGTGTCCTCCCTGGTTACTGCACCATCTCACAGCCCTCTAGCCTCTGGGACTCAAAGGCAGGCTCCCTTGCTGTTTCAAGATAACTTGACAACCCAGGAAAACCCTCATGTCCCCCACTCCCACCTTTCCAATTTTGGTTCCTGCCTTGCTTGCATAAGGACGCTGTTCCCCCCCCAACAAGCCCTGCCCATCCATGCTGTGCCTTCACCTGGGGGAtattccaggaagccttccctgaccaccctcaTGACGATGACTTCCTAAGGGTGACGGTGACAAGTGCCAGCAGGCCATCTGCACAGTGAAAGACACCAGTGCTTCTCCCCATCTGCCCGCTGAGCACCCCCACTCTGTTTCTGGCCCCAACACCAGTTTCCTAAAGATACTGTCCCCATTCcagtcaccattctagatgcaCCATTCTAAAGGCGTGGGCATTTAGCATCGGGTACACTGAGGCTCTCATTCTGGGGCTGCAACTTGCGCTAAggctttgtgcctcagtttcctcatctgcaaaatgagaataagCACCTGCGCTTCAGATGGCCTTGTGCCAACTGCTTGGGATGGCAGATCTGGCCAGCTACCAGTGTTGCTTTCTTCCCCGCACCTTCCTGGGCTTTTCTGTCCTCACCCAGAGCGGGCGGTCCGGCTTGGAGGAGGGACTAACTGGCCGTGAAGGGGAGTCCACCCACCCGACTGCCCCTTCTCCTCATCCCTGGAAGTTCCATCTGAGACGGGGATGGAGCTTCCCTGGGTCTAAGGAGCACTAGGCTCGCCACCCCCTCTTCCTTCGGGGCGCACCGGCAGAGGGCGGTCCGATGAGCACAGCCACGGCCTCCACGAGCAACACCAGGCCCAGCGCACTGGGGAAGCGGGGCGCGCCCACAGCCGCCATGAGCACCTCGAACTGCAGCGCGCCCACCATGCCGTAGGAGAGGCCGAAGGCGACGCAGAAGGCGACGAGGGCGCCGTAGGAGCGCGCGCGTGCGCTGCTCAGGTCTGTGAGCCCATTGGCCAGCAGGGCCACGCTGAACAGATACGGGACGTGCGGTCGCAGACGCGCCAGGCCCGCCAGGGCGCCGCACGCCGGGCGCGCCACGATGTCCACGAAGCCCACGATGGACAGCAGGAAGGCGGCGTCGGTGTCGGGCACGCCCGCGTCCTTGGCGTAGTTCACCAGCAGGATGGCGGGGACGAAGAGCCCGAGCGCCATCAGGAACTTGGTGACGGCGTACACGGCGAAGGCGCGGTCGGTGCACACTGCCAAGTCCAGCAGGCGCCGGCGGGGCCGGACCCTGGGGGATGCCTCGCGCAGCTGCAGCCCCGCACCGTCAGCCTCCGCCTCGCCCAGAGCGTCCCCGGCGCGGTCGCCGGCGCTGTCCCTGCGCGGTCGCGGGCCCGGCCCGGGCGGCGGCCTCATGACAGCCCCGCAGGCGCAGCAGTGCAGCAGGAGCCCGCCGAGCAGCAGGAAGCCGCCGCGCCAGCCGAAGCGCTCCAGCAGCTGCTGGCCGAGCGGCGACAGCGCGGACAGGAACACGGGGCTGCCCGCCGCCGCCAGCCCGTTGGCCAGAGGCCGCCGCCGCTCGAAGTACAGCCCCAGCATGATGAGCGACGGCTGGAAGTtgagggccaggcccaggcctgCGGGCGAGGCGGCGCTGTGCCGGGGTCCCCGGAGAGCCCCTCCCTGGCCCCCACAGGAGGGAGGGGCCAGGCCCGGGAACCCAGCAGATCCGGGAACCCAGCAGATCCGGGAACCCAGCCGAGGGACTTCGAAGACTGTCCCTCATAGGGAAACCGAGGACAGATCTTGCAATAAGAACCCCCGACCCCCAACCCAGCGGAGAGGAGACCAGGGGGCCCTCACCTGTGAGCACCCCAGCGGTCAGGTAGAGCTCCAGGAGGCGCGTGGCAAAGGAAGCTAGGATCATGCCCGCGGAAGCCAGCAGCCCACCCGCCAGCATCACCGGGCGACAGCCAAAGCGGGTCACGAGGATGCTGGACACGGGGCCTGTGGGCAGGGCAGGGTCACCACCCGGGTCCCGGGATGGCTTGAGTCCTCTAAGGAATAAGGTCACCTCCGGCtcagggacacagagagaagggcattgtctggccaaggtcacacagcttggagGGGACAGGCCAAAGAGACAGCATCCTGCGAGGGCAAGGCTCAGAGCACCCCATCCTGCGAACCCAAACCCCAAGCAGAGCGAGGGCTTCCGCACCCCTTTAACCTTCACAGCCTCCAAGTCCCGCCCTGGCACAGACTGGGATTCCTCCGCAGCCCCGGCTCCCAGGATGGGAACTCCAGCAAGCCCCCAGCTACAGGtcagggctgcagggagggggagTGCTTCTGTAGATCTCAGCTTTCCTGCCTCTACAATGGGCGGCTGTGGGTCTTAGAAGGGGCCCTCTGAGCTCGCAGGGCAGCCCCCTGGGCCGGCCCCGCCTCTGGCCGCTGTCTCCCTCCCgccctctcttcccctctttctGGTGCCAGGGTTCCCACAGGCAGGAAGGGACTTCGGGGGCCACCCCGAGGGTCAGGGGGATGCTCAGGGGCTCGGGTGTCTCCTGGTTCCGGATCCCAGGGGTCCCGGGGAGGCGGAGGGCCGGGCGGGGACACTGACCCGTGCCGTAGAGCATGGCTAGCATGATGGAGGACACCCAGGCCGTGTCGCTGTAGCCGGCGTCGAAGTCGCGCATGAGCGCGCGGAAGAAGACGCTCACGGCTTTGGGGAAGCCGTAGGCGAAGCCGGTGACCACAAAGCAGGCGCCCAGCACCACCCAGCCCCAGCCGCCGTCTGGGGGGCCCTCGCCCCGCCGGGGGCCGCCAGCGCCCATCGCTGCCTCTGTTGGGAGGGGGCGGGGACAAGAGGGAGGGGCTGGGCCAGCAGCCTAGAGAAGGAGGGGGATGGAGACGaagcatggggaaactgaggcacagggctaCCCACGGGAGGGTGGCTCAGGTCTGGGAACCAAAAGGGGAAACGGAGGTAGGACTCTCACCCCAAGTCTCCTTCTCCTGCAAAGGGCGCTGAAGGACGAGGGGAGGACTACGGGTCCCACCTGACTCTGCACCTCGGCAGGCTCCCTCTGAAGGACAACTGCTGGCCCCCCAGGGCCTCAGGTGGAAGGCGTCGGGAAGTGGAGCAGGTATGTGCCTGGAGGTGGGCGTCCAGCACCAAAGTCGCCCCGTACGCGTGAGGGTCTCGGGACAACAGAACAAACAGCAGAGGGGCAGATGCCGGCTGCAAAGGGCCGGTGTGCGTGATTTTCCTCTTTAGCCTTCCGCCATGTTCCTAATGTTTCTCAGTGATCACAAATGACTATTGTCATTAGAACATTAAGGGGACAAAAGCCACTTTCAACAGATATCAGCCAGGGGAGCTGAGTTCCCATGCATCTCAGCTCAGCCATGGATTGCCTCCCTGACTTGGGCCGGTCGCCTCCCCTCTCCCAACCTCCCTTTCCTCCGATGTAAGATGGGTGATTGATCACCCCGAGGCCAGCTGGGAATCTTGCGGGAGAGGAGTCAGGTGTCTGGCTTCTGCCAGACAGGTAGGAACCTTAGCAGCACTGAGAGAGTGGCCTTCTGCCCTCCAAACCTCAAACCCTCTATATGAAAAGAATGGCTCCAAAGCCTGTCTCATTCCTGGGGCTCCACCCGGGGCCCTCACAGCAGTTACAAGCGCCCCCATAACAGATGAGGAGGGTGTACTCAGAGACAGGTGcaccaggaggcaggggctggggatagcctcctgccctcctgcctggaGTGTCCCTCCTGGCACTGGGCagtgccaccacccccagggtATCTGGGACTCTGCCCCTCCTCCACTAGGACCAGGTTGTGGCTTTTCCTGCCTGTTGTCCTCTTGTCACAGGGGCAGCCACTTGAAGGTGGAGACAGGAGGGTGATCCCAGGCAGCCCTCACATCACACTCACCTGAGCCTGCCTAGTGGGTTTGGGGGTCCAGCCTCACATCTCCTGAGGCCTGCAGGGAGGGGCCGCCGCCGCAGCTCCCGGTGAAGCTTACCCGGATGGGGGCTGCCAGACACCCCAGCTTCCCACCAGCCTGGGCTGAGCCTCTGGCCGACTCCCGCCTGACGCTCCCTCCCCCAGGCCTGGAGCTTAGAGTGTGTGCCCCCACCACACCTCACCCCTGCTAAGAGGCTTTTGTCCAGGAGGGGAGAAGAGACTGGGAGCCCCAGGCCAGACTGGGCCTCCGCGGTGGGCTCCCTGTCCCAAGCCAGtccaggagggaggaagagaatccctctgcctcctggagccTGGGGTGGTAGACACAGAGACCTTGCCCACGGGGTCCTAGTCTGGTGCTGGGGGCACAGCCCTGCCCTGAAGAGACCCCAACGGTTCTAATCACCTCAGTGCCTCATCTGCCCCCGCCCCAACCCCCCGCCCCAGGCCACATTCCAGGAGGGGCTGGCAGCTTTCTCTAGAATGAAGCTAATCCACGCCTGTGCCTGGGAatgtgggggcggggaggggccaAAACAAAGGGTGCTGTGTCCAGGCCGCCTGAGGGCAGCTTGCTGGTGGTCCCAGCCCTTGGCCATTGCCACCTCTCCCCTGACCCGAGCAGCCGCTACTTCCTAGGAAACCCACACGTCGAAATGAGAGCAGGTGGAGATGGGGGCTGCAGCGCGAGGGCTTTGGGGCAGCCCTAAAGAGTTCTCCAAACAAGGGGCTGGGAGTGAGATGGCTTCCCGGGGAACAGCCAGGACCTCAGTACCCCCTAGACCCCATTCTCCAATGGGGGAGTCTCTATCCCTCACCCCCTGCCCTGTCCCCCAAATAAGACACCACCAATCCTGCTGCCGCATCACTTTGCGTCCACTTCCTTTATTTGTCATCATTTACAAAAGATGTACAGAGAGGGCATGTGTTGGGCACGGAGCAGGTACAAGGGGCTCCTCCCCACGGGGgcagaaaagggggaaagaggTTAGGGGGCAAGAGGTGGGCCCCCCAGGGAGAGTCCTGGAGCCCCTGGGGGGGGAGAAATTGTCCTGTCCCCCTATTCCGCCTGCTTTACTTTGAAGGTCTCGGACCCCAAGCCAGTGCTTTGGAGCTGCTCAGGCTGCCGGGGTGGTCTGGGGAGGGCAGCCACCCCCCGTCTCAGGGCCCCGCTTCTTGGatctgctgctgttgctgctgtcaCTGCCATTGCCAGCTCTGAACAGCCCCTGGGCAGGTGCACTGTGGGGTACGACCTCGGACCCCGCCTCAGCGGATGAGGGGTGCTGAGCGGTCATTGGTGATGGTGGGACGAAGCTTGACGGTGGCAAAAGGATTTGTGCCCCTGTAGGAGGAGAGAAGGGGGTGAGAAGGGCAGATGATCCCCACCTGGCCGTGGCTCAGGAAGGCAGCTGGGCAACTGAGCTGGGTCCTGCCTCCTGCCCCTATTTGGTCTCCATCCACTCCTTGCCccacttcatctttttttctttcttttaagagatagggtctcacagtGTTGCTCAAGCTGATGTTGAACTGTTGGaatcaagagatcctcctgccccagtctccctagtagctgggactacaagtgtgtgccaccgcacctgccaCCCTCCTCACTGTTTGGGCCCCATGTGAGGACTCACCTCGGGAAGAGCTCCTGTGGTGGGTACTGCTCTGAGGACATCAGTTTCtgcagtgggggtggggaagggctggtttggtggggagaggggcaAGCAATCCCttgctcctcccctccctctccccatgccCAAGGGCAGAGGACTGGGCCAGAGAGCCCCTGCCATGCCAGGCTCCTGGGAAATGAGACCCTGACGTTCTGAAGCCCAGAATTCTGTGGGTTGCAGAAGTGAGAAACCCCTGGGCCAGAGCACCACCTCCGAGGACTAACCACGCCCCCAGGATAAGACCGGGGTGGCTCCATCGGAGatgccctccctggcctcccccaGCCCCGTCCTACTGGCCAGCCCCAGGCCACACCCTGCCCTGAGACCCTGGTCTTCCCCTTCAGCCCAGACTCAGCCCCACACCACCCCTCCCTGCACTGAGGAACAGACTGAGGCCAGGTAGGCGGGTCCCCTGCCAGACAGCCGGTGACAGAGCCTCGGGATCCctgctctcctgcctccctgcccGCTGGAGGCCCCAAGAGAGGGCGGGCGAGGGCTCACCTTGACGTCAGTGGCAACTGCTGTGCTGCCCATGCTGCTGCGGCGGCTGCTGGGCAAGGGTGGAGGTGCAGGGCTCGGGGCACGGCTTGGCACCCGGCTTGGGGTGCGGGAGCGGGACTGGCCATCCCAGTACTCCGAGGGTGCTATGGAGTTGCCCGGCCGGTCCAGGAGGTCATCGAGGCTGTGGCTGCCCCGGAGTGGGTAGGACCTAAGTCCAGAGaaaggagggggaaggaagggggtTGGGGCCTGTCCAATCCCTTGTCCTGCCAGTAGCTGGGGCACCTTAGGCAGGAGGCATCCGACAGCTTCCTCCCCGCACCTGCGTGAAAGGAGACTGTTGACTGGAGGGAGGTCCTGAGAGGAGGCAGAGGGATGGACGCAGTGACCTTCAGGGCAGAGAGAGGGGCTCAGGGCTGGTGGTTCTCCAGGGGCTGAAGGGGGCTGGGCCCACTCAAGACTGCACCTTGCCacctgggtgcagtgactcatgcctgtaatcccagcactttgggaggccggggtggatcacctgaggtcaggagttcaagaccagcctggccaacatagtgaaaccctgtcgctactaaaaatacaaaaagtagctaggtgtggtggtgtgtgcctgtagtaccagctacttgggaggctcaggcaggagaatcgcttgaatgcaggaggcagaggttgcagtgagccaagatggcgccactgcactccagcctgggtgacagggtgagactccatctcaaaaaaaaaaacaaaaaacaaaaacaaaaaacaagcctgCACCTTGCAGATCCTCTCCGCTGGGCAGTGACACCCTTGCCGGCATcctcacccctgccccacccctgatGACTCAGGTACCTGGAAGGCAGCTTGTTCCCGGGGTTCATGGGCATCATGGGTGTCATGGGGGACATGGAGGTCATGGGGGTCACGGGGGTCATGGGATTCACGGGCCCCTCCTCCAGAGCCTTCACGTAGGCCTCGGGGAACCAGCCGCTCCTGTGGGGCAGAGGCAGAGGACAATGACCAAAAGAAGCCAGGCCTGGGGACAATGACCAAAAGAAGACATCCTCCCCTCAGGGTCACTGGAAGCTACTTCACCTCGAATTGACAGACTACAATCAATTCAGTATGTTTACTTCTGTTTTCACCTGCAAGTGCCTACTGATAATAACACACGCTATCCTTTTCCCTAACAGGCTATGTGAGTCAAGGATGGAACGATGTTCCCAGAACATCCCAGGAGGGTGTGACAGCCTCCATCTAGAAGGTTCTATCCTCAGGTCCCCAAGGCATCTGCAGCACACCGTCCTCTGCTGTGGGTCTGTGAAGCAGGCACTCCAGCAGCGGGTGTCCCTATCATTGGCGTTCTCAGTCATCTCTCTCCCCACTGACCCCCTTCCGTTCCTGTCCCTGTGGTCACCCGCCCAGCTATGGACCTTCGCGCCTAACTATGTGTCCCTCCATACATCACCTATCCCCCACTCACCTGTCTATACTCCATCCCCCGTGTAGCCAGGAATCCATCCAGCACCCCCTCACCACTCACACCTCTCCAATCACCCATCAGTGTCTGTCCACATCTGCGCATCCTCCCATGTCCCTAACCACCCAGTCagtgaccccccccccccatttaGGGCCATCCACTTGCACACACAGACCTCCACCTACCCACACGCACATCCCCTGGTCCACCCATTCGCCTGTCCACCATCCATTAAGCACAGGACCACTCATCCATCCGTGGGCTGGTGTGGGCAGCCACCACCCGCTCTGCCCATGCACGCATTCATCCTGCACTGCTTCTCTCCTGCAGCAGGAGTGGGCACCGTACACTACCCTGCCCATGAAACCCCGAGGGGGCACTGCCTGGCTCCAGCCAGCCCCATCTGCCCCGTTTTCCCCTGCAGGACAGTGGTGCCTGTCCATTCCCTCTGCTAGCTGCCAGCCCTGCTGTCCTCCGTGCTTTCTGGCAACCTCACTGTATGAAACTCCCCAACTCCTCCTCCACGTCAAGTGTCAAAACAGCCCAGTTTAGGTGCTTTCAGGATTTCCACCGAGCCTGACCGCAAAGAGGTGAGCACATTTAAGCCCCTactcccagcccagccccctgCATCAGAGTTCCAGGGCTGACTCTGCAGAGGGGAAGCAGCCTCCTCCCAGAggcaggcacacagtaggtgctcaagcAATAGAATTTCTGCCATTTCCACACTTGGAAGAACCTGCCCATCCCCCATCCTCTGCCCGCTCTCAAGGGCCGTCATCCTGAACTTGGTAAGGCGGCTCTTCCTACTCCCActgaatgaatgaggaaactgaggcagggtgCGGGGGTCGGGAGGAGAGGAGCATTGTCCGAGGCCCCCGGGGGAGGCCAGGGAAGCCTCAGTCCGGCAGGTCCCCGGGTTCCCGGCCCCCAGGGCCTTCTTCTCAACCCACCCCCGGCCCCTCCAAGGGTCCCACTCACGCGGACGAGCCCTCCAGCTTGCCGTAGAGCCAGCCGTTCTGGGCCTCGGGCACCAACACCTCCACCACGTCCCCAGCGGAGAAGCGCAGCAGCGTGTGGTTGGCGCCCTCCGAGTGGGAGACCAGGGCGCGGACTCTCCTGGCGCCCCCTCCGCCACCCGGGCGCTCGCCAAAGGAGTTGGAGCGCGAGCTTTGGGCGCTGCCGCTGTAGAGCGAGGCTGTGGGCGGGAGAGCGCGGCGGCACATGAGCAGGAAGTTCTTCCTGGCGTCTGCCCTCGATCCCTCCTGATGCAGCCCCACCCCCGCGCCTCTCCCGGCCCTCCTGCCGCCCCGGGGCGGGGGCACTCACAGGCCGACGGCGTGCGGGGCAGGGAGCGACGGTCTGGCTCTAGCTGGGACGCGGGCCTCGCGTCCGGCTCGGTGCCGTAGGAGCCGGAGCCGTGCCGGCTGCGGGGGGAGCTGAACTCTCCCAGGGGCCTCGGGGGCTGCGGGGGAGATGGGCAGGggagggtggggcgggggggggggcgggggccgCGCCCTagtccagcccccacccccagtccCAGGCGTCGGCGTAGGGGTTCTGGGGGCGGCGGCCGGGCCACCACGGGGGCGCGGAGAACGCGGGGGGTGCCGAGAACGCGCCGGGGCGGAAGGGCAGGCCGGGGGATGCGGCGTAGAGCGGGAGCCTGGGGGGCAGGAGGCTCCAGGCTGGGGGCCTGAGGCCCCAGGGCCCCgcggggggcggcgggggcgCGAACGGCGGCGGGGGCGCCCAGGGCCTCACCATGTCCAGGCGGGTGGGCGTCAGGCGGCCCGAGGGGTAGGGCGGCCCCAGCGCGGGGCCTAGCAGGCCGGGGGAGTGGGCGCGCGACGGGCTGCGGCTGGCCTCAGACTGCTCCTTCCACAGCAGCACGCGGTTCTGGAGCATCCCCCGGGCCTGGCCGGGTGGGGACACGGGGGTCAGCCAGGTCCGGGCGGCTCCCTGAATCCTGGGGACCCAAAATGGCACCCTCGACCTGAGAGCTCAGGCCCTACCAGCTCGGGACGACCGGATTTTCTAGCTGGAAGGAGCCAGAAGCCAGCTCACCGTCCAACCCGCACCCTCCACTTTTGGCAAAGGCGCCTCCATTTTCCACGAAGAGCTTCCTCTGACCCCCCGCTTCCCGCGTCAATGTGTGTGCTTTGAGCGGGGGCTGTCCTCACCGCCCAGCTTCAGGGGTAGGGGTGGCACCCAGGCCCGGCCACTCAATCACCCCATCCTCCTTCCTGCAGCGATAGGCTCAGGAATGGCGCTTAGATAGAAACTACGACCAAAGAACCCAGTCCCATTACTGACCCTGTAACACTctggaaaatgcattttttttttttttttttttttttagacggagtctggctctgtcgcccaggctggagtgcaatggcgcgatctcggctcactgcaagctccgcctcccgggttcatgccattctccttcctcagcctcccgagtagctgggattacaggcgcctgccaccatgcccagctaatttttgtatttttagtagagacggggtttcaccatgttggccaggctggtctcaaaactcctgacctcaggtgatctgcctgccctcggactcccaaggtgctgggattacacacgtgagccaccgagcctggcctaaaACTTCTTTCAATGGCACTGACCTTTCTGTGTTGTCACTCAGTCATAATAAAATCCCAGGTACAATCAGAATGCTGCATTCTCCAGCCATAAAGATCGCTCCCTCTTCTTTTCAAACATCCCTGTCCCTCAAGGCCTAGCTCAAGACGGTCACCTTAAGAAAAGCTCCCTTTGTCGAACAGTGACTCCGTACCAGGCCCTGCTTTAAACGCTTTATCTGCATTATCTTACTTGATTCTCGCAATAGCCCTGGGTGGTAGGTGCAATTATTATCTCCAGTTTATAAAAGAAGATACTGAgggtcagagaagttaagtgacacATTCAGTAAGCGTTGAAGGGGTCTGTGTCGGTCTGTCCTTGAAGATGCCCCCTACGACTACACTTTCAATGATTTCTGCCTTGAACCTGGCCCCATGACTGAAAACCTCACATCAAACTCAGGCAACAATAATGGGAAGGCTTGGTGCCTCCCATCACTGGAGCAACTAGTCTAGCTGGTCACTAAGTGGACAGCCCCTCTGTTTCCCTGCAGTAACTAATTAGCAGAATGGCACAAAGATAAAACCCAAAGGCCTTTGTGCAGAAGTTTCAGAGGCATAAGCAAAGTGAGAGCATTAGGTTCTGcatatctttcttcttcttgttgagacagagtctcgctctgttgcccaggctggagtgcagtggcacgatcttggctcactgcaacctccgcctcccgggttcaagtgattattctgcctcagcttcccaagtaactgggactacaggcgtgcgccaccactcctggctaatttttgtatttttagtagagacagggtttcaccatataggccaggctggtctcgaagtcctcaactcgtgatccacccgccttagcctcacaaagtgctgggattacaggtgtgagccactgcacccggtcacaTGTCGTATTTTAAAAGGGATTTAAAAGTatcattggattgtttgtaacacgaaggataaatgcttgaggggatggatacccattCTCCAGCATGTCATGATTACAcatgcatgcctgtatcaaaacacctcatgtaccccataaatatatacacctactatgtaccacaaaaattaaaataaatggtgGGTGAGAAGAAACACTGCATATGGTTTCAAAACCATCAGAGAGGCcatgggaaaaattttaaaaatatatttacgaAGTGAAACAGCCATTCTAAGTATGACACCAAACCCATAAACTTGAAAAGAAAAGACCGATACattttactaaataaaaataatgtttttgtacAGCAAAACCAATCATAACACAGGCAAATGATAAATGGCAAACTGGCTATTGATTTGCAACTCATCACCAAGAAAAAGCTGGTTTCAGTAACATATCAAGAGCTCCTACAAATTAGTAAGTGGATGAAAAGATACTGGCATGTCACAGCACAGAAAATCCAATGGCTTtgaaacatgaaaagatgtcaaGCTCGCGTTTAAGACAAGTATGAGGTAAAGCCACACCGAGATACCATTTTTACCTTTCTAATTAGCCAAGATCAGAAAGTTTGCTCATACACTGTTGTCAAGGGGTGCAGAAGCACAGAAACTCATACATCACTGATGGAAGTGTAAACTGGTGCAACCAATGACTATATTCTTGGGCTTaaccaattccacttctagggaTTTATCCTGGAGATACATTTGCACAGCTGCAGTAAACGAGAGAAGCTAAGGATGAGGTGGGAAGGCACGTTACTGACTAGACTTGGACTAAGCAAAGACTAATTAGTGAAGATGAATAAGAAAGACAATTTACCGTGCCCAGGCACCTAGAGTTCTTTAAATCTTGTTCTAAGGGtgccttctttttttgagagagagagtcttgctctgttgcccaggctggagtgcagtggcgcaatctcggctcactgcaacctctgcctcccgggttcaagc includes:
- the BAIAP2L2 gene encoding BAR/IMD domain-containing adapter protein 2-like 2 isoform X3; this translates as MAPEMDQFYRSTMAIYKSIMEQFNPALENLVYLGNNYLRAFHALSEAAEVYFSAIQKIGERALQSPTSQILGEILVQMSDTQRHLNSDLEVVVQTFHGDLLQHMEKNTKLDMQFIKDSRQHYELEYRHRAANLEKCMSELWRMERKRDKNVREMKESVNRLHAQMQAFVSESQRAAELEEKRRYRFLAEKHLLLSNTFLQFFGRARGMLQNRVLLWKEQSEASRSPSRAHSPGLLGPALGPPYPSGRLTPTRLDMPPRPLGEFSSPRSRHGSGSYGTEPDARPASQLEPDRRSLPRTPSASSLYSGSAQSSRSNSFGERPGGGGGARRVRALVSHSEGANHTLLRFSAGDVVEVLVPEAQNGWLYGKLEGSSASGWFPEAYVKALEEGPVNPMTPVTPMTSMSPMTPMMPMNPGNKLPSRSYPLRGSHSLDDLLDRPGNSIAPSEYWDGQSRSRTPSRVPSRAPSPAPPPLPSSRRSSMGSTAVATDVKKLMSSEQYPPQELFPRGTNPFATVKLRPTITNDRSAPLIR
- the BAIAP2L2 gene encoding BAR/IMD domain-containing adapter protein 2-like 2 isoform X1, whose translation is MAPEMDQFYRSTMAIYKSIMEQFNPALENLVYLGNNYLRAFHALSEAAEVYFSAIQKIGERALQSPTSQILGEILVQMSDTQRHLNSDLEVVVQTFHGDLLQHMEKNTKLDMQFIKDSRQHYELEYRHRAANLEKCMSELWRMERKRDKNVREMKESVNRLHAQMQAFVSESQRAAELEEKRRYRFLAEKHLLLSNTFLQFFGRARGMLQNRVLLWKEQSEASRSPSRAHSPGLLGPALGPPYPSGRLTPTRLDMPPRPLGEFSSPRSRHGSGSYGTEPDARPASQLEPDRRSLPRTPSACECPRPGAAGGPGEARGWGCIRRDRGQTPGRTSCSCAAALSRPQPRSTAAAPKARAPTPLASARVAEGAPGESAPWSPTRRAPTTRCCASPLGTWWRCWCPRPRTAGSTASWRARPREWDPWRGRGWVEKKALGAGNPGTCRTEASLASPGGLGQCSSPPDPRTLPQFPHSFSGSRKSRLTKFRMTALESGQRMGDGQVLPSVEMAEILLLEHLLCACLWEEAASPLQSQPWNSDAGGWAGSRGLNVLTSLRSGSVEILKAPKLGCFDT
- the BAIAP2L2 gene encoding BAR/IMD domain-containing adapter protein 2-like 2 isoform X4; translation: MEKNTKLDMQFIKDSRQHYELEYRHRAANLEKCMSELWRMERKRDKNVREMKESVNRLHAQMQAFVSESQRAAELEEKRRYRFLAEKHLLLSNTFLQFFGRARGMLQNRVLLWKEQSEASRSPSRAHSPGLLGPALGPPYPSGRLTPTRLDMPPRPLGEFSSPRSRHGSGSYGTEPDARPASQLEPDRRSLPRTPSACECPRPGAAGGPGEARGWGCIRRDRGQTPGRTSCSCAAALSRPQPRSTAAAPKARAPTPLASARVAEGAPGESAPWSPTRRAPTTRCCASPLGTWWRCWCPRPRTAGSTASWRARPREWDPWRGRGWVEKKALGAGNPGTCRTEASLASPGGLGQCSSPPDPRTLPQFPHSFSGSRKSRLTKFRMTALESGQRMGDGQVLPSVEMAEILLLEHLLCACLWEEAASPLQSQPWNSDAGGWAGSRGLNVLTSLRSGSVEILKAPKLGCFDT
- the BAIAP2L2 gene encoding BAR/IMD domain-containing adapter protein 2-like 2 isoform X2, with protein sequence MAPEMDQFYRSTMAIYKSIMEQFNPALENLVYLGNNYLRAFHALSEAAEVYFSAIQKIGERALQSPTSQILGEILVQMSDTQRHLNSDLEVVVQTFHGDLLQHMEKNTKLDMQFIKDSRQHYELEYRHRAANLEKCMSELWRMERKRDKNVREMKESVNRLHAQMQAFVSESQRAAELEEKRRYRFLAEKHLLLSNTFLQFFGRARGMLQNRVLLWKEQSEASRSPSRAHSPGLLGPALGPPYPSGRLTPTRLDMPPRPLGEFSSPRSRHGSGSYGTEPDARPASQLEPDRRSLPRTPSASSLYSGSAQSSRSNSFGERPGGGGGARRVRALVSHSEGANHTLLRFSAGDVVEVLVPEAQNGWLYGKLEGSSASGWFPEAYVKALEEGPVNPMTPVTPMTSMSPMTPMMPMNPGNKLPSRSYPLRGSHSLDDLLDRPGNSIAPSEYWDGQSRSRTPSRVPSRAPSPAPPPLPSSRRSSMGSTAVATDVKVSPRPPSLGASSGQGGRRAGIPRLCHRLSGRGPAYLASVCSSVQGGVVWG